A window of Bradyrhizobium sp. AZCC 1719 genomic DNA:
ATACTCGTCGATGCTGGGCTTGGGCTCGACCCGGACTTGCACTTGCCGCGGGCCGGGCAATTGATCAAGCGACTGGAGGCCGCCGGCATCGATCTTGCGTCCGTGACCGACGTGGTGCTGACCCACATGCACATGGACCACATTGGCGGGCTGCTCGTCGACGGGGTCAAGGAACGGCTACGTCCGGACCTGCGGATCCACGTGGCGGCCGCCGAGGTCAAGTTCTGGGAGGCGCCCGATTTCTCCCACGTCTCTATGCCGCCGGGGTTCCCGGACGCGCTTCGATCGACCGCCAAGCGGTTCGTGAAAGAGTACCGCAGCCAGCTGCGGCCGTTCGAGGAGGAGTACGAGGTGGCGCCGGGAGTGGTCGTCACTCGCACCGGCGGCCACACCCCCGGGCACAGCGTGGTCCGCGTGGCGTCCGGCGGCGACCGGCTGACGTTCGCCGGCGACCTCGTGTTCGCGGTCGGGTTCGAGCACCCCGAGTGGTACAACGGCTTCGAACACGACCCCGAGGAGTCGGCCCGCGTTCGTATCAGTCTTTTGCGGGAACTGGCTGAGACCGGTGGGCTGCTGGTGGCCACTCACCTGCCGTTCCCGTCCGTCGGCCATGTGGCAGTCGACGGCCACGCCTTTCGTTGGGTGCCGGTCTTCTGGGACTACTGATCGCGCTTCCCATCCGGGAAGCGCGGCCCAACCAAGATTGAGCACCAAGATCGAACGCTAACGTCGAGCACAGGAGCTTTCAAATGAATCAGATGATCCGCAACATTCGGCAAAGGACAATCAAGAGCCTCGACAACACCTCGCACTCCGGCAGAGCGGCGCCCGACGAGTTGGTTCCGTCGCGCTACGCGTTGCGGGTTGGTGATATTGATGTGTTGGTGATCAGCGATGGGGTGCTAACGCCGCCAGCCGAGTCGATGGCCACCAATGCCGACCCGGCAGCCCGGACGGCTTGGCTGGACGACATGTTCCTGTCGCGGGACGCGTTCGATTGGGCGCTGAACGAGGTCGTGGTACGTAGCGGCGACCAGACCATACTCATCGACAGTGGGCTAGGGCTGGAGTACCCGGACTTTCCACGGGCCGGGCAGTTGGGCCTGCGACTGGAGACCGCCGGCATCGATCTTGCGTCCGTGACCGATGTCGTGCTGACCCACATGCACTTTGACCATGTTGGCGGGCTGCTCGTCGACGGGGTGAAGGACCGCCTACGCCCGGACCTGCGAATCCACGTGGCCGCCGCCGAGGTCAAGTTCTGGGCGTCGCCCGATTTCTCCCGCACCGCCATGCCGCCGGCGCTCGCGGAGGTGGCCCGGTCGGCCGCCACGCGGTTCTTGAACGAGTACCACAGCCAACTGCGGCCGTTCGAGGAGGAGTACGAGGTGGCGCCGGGAGTGGTCGTCAGTCGCACCGGCGGTCACACCCCTGGACACAGTGTGGTACGCTTGGCGTCCGGCGGCGACCGGCTGATGTTCGCCGGCGATGCCATATTCCCGGTCTCGTTCGACCACCCCGACTGGCACAACGGCTTCGAACACGACCCTGAGGAAGCGACGCGTGTCCGGCTCCGACTCTTGCGGGAGCTGGCGACGACCGGCGCGTGGCTGGTAGCCACGCACATGCCGTTCCCGTCCATCGGCCGGGTGGCGGTCGCCGGCGACGTCTTTCGTTGGGTACCGGCCTGGTGGGACTACTGATCGCGGTCCGAACGAGGGCGCGTAACAAGCGCTCCGATACGGGCCGCGTTTCCAGCTCGGGAGCGCGGCCCGCTCACCCAAAACCCTCAACCTCTCGCTCGTCTTCGCCTCGCCGGCGCAACTTGGCGGCACCGTCGCTTTTCTGTGCTCGGCTGCGGCGGACGAGATCACGGGCACGGCAACCTCGGTCGACGGCGGCTGGACCGCACGTAGGCCCCGGGTGAGTGAGCGGTCGCTTCAGCGAGACAACTGTTGCAGGAGGATATCGTGGTGCATCTTACTAAGAAGAAGGTGGTCGGCTTGTCGCTGTGCCTCGGCGCCGTCGTCGTTGTAGCTGGCGGCTGGGCCTATGCCCGCACAAACGAGACGTTCACCGACAACGCCTACATTCGTGGCGACATGACGTCGCTCGCGCCGAAGGTTGCAGGCTACGTCACGGCCGTTGAGGTTCAGGATAACCAGTCCGTTCGTGCAGGCGATGTCCTGTTCCGGATTGACGACCGGGACTACCGCGCGCGGCTTGCGCAAGCAGAGGCTAACGTCGAAGCCGCCCAAGCCCGCCTCACCAATGTCGATGCGGAGACCCAGCTCCAGCACGCCCTGATACGCCAGGCCGAAGCGCAAAGACTTGCGAGCGTGGCCGAGATGAATCTGGCCCGCAAGGCCTCCGACCGTCGCCGCGAGCTGATCCGCACCAACGCCGTCAGCCAGGCCCAGGTCGATGAAAGCGATGCGGCGCTATCGAGAACCGAGGCGGGCGTGTCGGCGGCGTCGGCAACGGTAGAGGCTCAGCGGCAACGCATCGCCGTTCTTGCCAGCCAGCGCGAAGCTGCCGTTGCTGCCGTGGCGCAGGCGCACGCCGCCCGCGACCTCGCCCAGATCGATCTCGACCACACCGTGGTGCATGCGCCGGTCGACGGCGTCGTCGGCAACCGCCAGGTTCGGGTCGGCCGGCTTGTCGCACCGGGTACCTCCTTGCTCGACATCGTTCCGGTCAAGGACGTGTGGGTGGTGGCGAACTTCAAGGAAAGCCAGATCGAACATATCCGGCCAGGACAGCGTGCCCGCATCACCGTGGACGGCTATCCGAACCAGACGATTGAAGGCGTGGTGGACAGCTTTGCGCCCGGCAGCGGGTCTGCGTTCACCCTGCTCCCCACCGACAATGCGACGGGAAATTTCATTCGTGTCGTTCAACGCGTGCCTGTGAAAATCCGGTTCACCAGAAATCCATTGCCCGGCCGCGTCGTGCCCGGCCTGTCCGCGCGTGTCGAGATCGATCGAGGAAGCGGCACATGACCGCGATCGCCGACGCCACGCCAGGCTACGACAGGCGCGCGGCAGGAATCATTCTTGTCGCAGGCATCGTGCTCGCCACTCTGACGGAGGCGATCGCGAGTACCGTCCTGTCGCTCGGACGCAACGATATCATCGGCGATACCCATGCAACCCCGGATGAGTTCGCCTGGCTGGACGTCGGATACACCGCTACGAAGCTTATCGGGTTCATGGCCGCCTCCTGGCTCATGACGCGCACCAATCCGCGCAGCCTGATCATCGGCTCGACTCTGGTCATGGGCACGGCCTGCGGCATTGCCGCCATCACATATCGGCTGGACCTACTGATTGTACTCCGCATGATACAGGGTTTCTCCGGCGGCACCTTGCTTGTCGCTGGGCAGGCCATCATTTTTCTAGCCTATCCGCGATCCTGTCAGCCGATCCTGCAAGCGCTGTTTGCGATGGGATCCGTCGTCGCCCCCGCGACGATCGCTCCGGCGCTCCAGGGATGGTTGATCGACAGCCAGTCGTGGGCATGGATTTTCTTCGGCGTCGTTCCGGTGGCCCTCGCCGCTATCGGACTTTTGTTGATCGCCGACGGCCCGAGACCCGTTACGACCGCGCGCCTTCCGTTCGACTGGGCCGGCTTCTTGCTGATATCAGTCGCATTTTTCTGCCTCACCTACGTTCTCAATCAGGGCAGCCGATGGCGGTGGTTCGAGGAGCCTCGCATCGTGTGGCTGACCGTGATCGGCGCAGCCGCTTTGCTGGCGTTTCTCGGCCAACAGGTGATAGCCAAAAGCCAAGGCCTGCTGGATTTCACCCTGTTCCGGTCGAGCGATTTTTCATTCGCATTCATCGTCAGTTTTGTCGCTGGTGCCGCCTTGTTCGGCAGCGCGTATCTGATCCCGTCCTTTGCCGTTTCCGTTCTCGCGTTCACGCCTACCGATGCAGGCCAGCTCCTGTTGCCAAGCGGCGCGCTTTTCGTCGGCGCCCTCCTCGTGGCCGCCTTCCTCATGCAGGTCCGCGGCGCTCCGCCGATCGTCACCGTGCCGTTCGGCATCCTGATGATCATGGCGGCGATGTGGTTGCTGTCCGGCTCGACCAGCGAGAGTGGCGCCGACGACATGATGGCAGCCATCCTGCTGCGCGGATTTGGACTTGGCTTCCTCTTCCTGTCGATCACTCTCATCGCCTTCAGCGAGCTGAACAACCGCAATCGTGCGTCTGGCATCGGCCTCTTCAATGCGGGCCGCCAGATCGGTGGCCTCATGGGGGGAGCCGGGCTCCAGACCATGATCGACCACAATGTTACCTCCAACGCTGCAGTGCTTGGCGCCAGCGTCACCGCAGGCGTCCCTGCGGTCAGCGAGCGGCTGGCGACGGTAAGCGCCATGCTCGCGGCACGAGGGATGGACGGCGTGGCGGCCGGCCGGGCCGCGATGGGCCTGTTGGGTCGAACCGTTACCGGTCAGTCCACCGTGATCGCTTTCGATACGGCGTTCGCTGCGGTCGCTCTCCTTTTCGTCATCGCCGCGCCCGTGCTGGTCACCATCAAGATCGCGTTCGCCCTGCACGCAAAGATGCGCGGGGCGCATTTATCCCGGACCGAGGAGCCGTACATGAGACATCCCGCGCCGACGCCCGCTCGACAAGACAATGCTGCACCGACGCCAGACGCTCGCGCCGACATCGTGCTGGCTATGAGCGAGGCTCTCGCTCATCCGAGCGGCACGCCCGCTGGTCTCAACGGTATCTTGGATCGAAGCGGATACTCGAAAGAAGATATTCTTTCGGCGTTCGAGAGCGTCGACGATCTCATCGTCGCGATCGCCGAACACAAAGCCTCCCTCATATCGCAGCCATTGGTGAGAAGAGCGCGCCCTGGCACCGTAGACGATGCACGCGAAACCCTCATCGCGTTCGGACGCGTTGCCTGGAAAGAATATTCGACCACCCTGGTCGGGTTTATTCGAATGGTGATGACCGAAAGTGCACGCAACCCTGCGCTCAAGAAGCGGGTGCACGAGGCGGGCCAGGCGATTGTCACGCTCAGGCTGCGGGAGTTTCTGGCGGCGGCAAATGAAAGGGGAATCCTGTCGATATCGGACGCTCAGCTATACGCCGAGCAATTGATGGGACTGCTAAGGGAACCACTCTACCAGGCACTCATGCTGAGTCCAGCAACGAGACAGGAGGCAGCAACCGCCGACCGCGTCAGAGCCAGCATCGAAAGGTTCATTCATGGATGCGCGAGCGCGAGGAGCATTACCCAATGAGCGCGGCTAACGATATTGCCCGGTCGAGACGGTTTTGGCTGAAGCGAAACAGCGAGAGCCCTTCAAGACTGGAAGTCGTCGGCGATGTCCCGCCAGACCTGGCAAACAACATCGACGAGAATGGATCCCTGGTGACAGTCGACCCCGCCGACTGGATCGTCTGTTTCGTACCCGGGCTTCGCCGGCAATGGTGGCATCGGTTCGTCCATCACAGGCATAAGCATGTCTTTGCCATGCGACCCACGGGGACGGGGAGCTGGCTGCTTGTGGAGCCGTGGTGGACGCGAATGATGGTGACCATCCTGCCGCCGGCCGATGCCGTCAGATTTCTCCGGTGGGGTGCGACGGGCGATATTCTTCGCGTCCGCGAAGCGGTCCCGGGCAAAGCGAGCCAGCTTCGCGGTTGGTCTAACTGCGCGGTTCTCTCGGCGTTCTTGCTGGGCCGACCGAGCTGGACATGGACGCCGCACGGTCTCTACCGGCAGCTACTCCGCGAAAGATCAACGCGGCGCGAGAACGTGCAGCAACTTCTCGTCGACCAGTTCACCAAAGTCGTCAGCCATTACTCGTCTAACGCACTGAGTGTCGGTGCCGACCAGCTTTCCCTGCCGCTGAGGGAATTGCTCATCATCATTGGACGCAACCTTCTCGAGACGATGATGACGCCGTCGTTGCTGGAAGTTTGCTACACAGCCATCCTCGAAGCGGACCGCTACCCCGATGCGACGCGGGCCTACGCGCAACATGGCCCTGCGCCGGCCATCGCGGTCCTTACGAAAATTCTGGCAAAAGCGAAGCAGGCCGGAGAAATCGATCTTGCGGATTGCGAAGCCGGTGCCCGCCAGTTCCTTGGAATGCTGCACGGAAACGTCCATCTGGAGGCCGTGCTTCAGCTCGGCGACATACCAACGCTT
This region includes:
- a CDS encoding TetR/AcrR family transcriptional regulator C-terminal domain-containing protein, with the protein product MSAANDIARSRRFWLKRNSESPSRLEVVGDVPPDLANNIDENGSLVTVDPADWIVCFVPGLRRQWWHRFVHHRHKHVFAMRPTGTGSWLLVEPWWTRMMVTILPPADAVRFLRWGATGDILRVREAVPGKASQLRGWSNCAVLSAFLLGRPSWTWTPHGLYRQLLRERSTRRENVQQLLVDQFTKVVSHYSSNALSVGADQLSLPLRELLIIIGRNLLETMMTPSLLEVCYTAILEADRYPDATRAYAQHGPAPAIAVLTKILAKAKQAGEIDLADCEAGARQFLGMLHGNVHLEAVLQLGDIPTLSEIDLRARTTVKAFLDGAAPVETAPIVARAALMA
- a CDS encoding HlyD family secretion protein produces the protein MVHLTKKKVVGLSLCLGAVVVVAGGWAYARTNETFTDNAYIRGDMTSLAPKVAGYVTAVEVQDNQSVRAGDVLFRIDDRDYRARLAQAEANVEAAQARLTNVDAETQLQHALIRQAEAQRLASVAEMNLARKASDRRRELIRTNAVSQAQVDESDAALSRTEAGVSAASATVEAQRQRIAVLASQREAAVAAVAQAHAARDLAQIDLDHTVVHAPVDGVVGNRQVRVGRLVAPGTSLLDIVPVKDVWVVANFKESQIEHIRPGQRARITVDGYPNQTIEGVVDSFAPGSGSAFTLLPTDNATGNFIRVVQRVPVKIRFTRNPLPGRVVPGLSARVEIDRGSGT
- a CDS encoding TetR/AcrR family transcriptional regulator C-terminal domain-containing protein → MSEALAHPSGTPAGLNGILDRSGYSKEDILSAFESVDDLIVAIAEHKASLISQPLVRRARPGTVDDARETLIAFGRVAWKEYSTTLVGFIRMVMTESARNPALKKRVHEAGQAIVTLRLREFLAAANERGILSISDAQLYAEQLMGLLREPLYQALMLSPATRQEAATADRVRASIERFIHGCASARSITQ
- a CDS encoding MBL fold metallo-hydrolase, whose product is MNLDTSLANTSHPGGPGPNELVPSRYAVQVGDIDVLVVSDGVLPLPTAMLAHNIDPAVRATWLKDMFLPPDAYDWALNVVVVRSGGRTILVDAGLGLDPDLHLPRAGQLIKRLEAAGIDLASVTDVVLTHMHMDHIGGLLVDGVKERLRPDLRIHVAAAEVKFWEAPDFSHVSMPPGFPDALRSTAKRFVKEYRSQLRPFEEEYEVAPGVVVTRTGGHTPGHSVVRVASGGDRLTFAGDLVFAVGFEHPEWYNGFEHDPEESARVRISLLRELAETGGLLVATHLPFPSVGHVAVDGHAFRWVPVFWDY
- a CDS encoding MBL fold metallo-hydrolase; translated protein: MNQMIRNIRQRTIKSLDNTSHSGRAAPDELVPSRYALRVGDIDVLVISDGVLTPPAESMATNADPAARTAWLDDMFLSRDAFDWALNEVVVRSGDQTILIDSGLGLEYPDFPRAGQLGLRLETAGIDLASVTDVVLTHMHFDHVGGLLVDGVKDRLRPDLRIHVAAAEVKFWASPDFSRTAMPPALAEVARSAATRFLNEYHSQLRPFEEEYEVAPGVVVSRTGGHTPGHSVVRLASGGDRLMFAGDAIFPVSFDHPDWHNGFEHDPEEATRVRLRLLRELATTGAWLVATHMPFPSIGRVAVAGDVFRWVPAWWDY